A stretch of the Mycobacteroides immunogenum genome encodes the following:
- a CDS encoding helix-turn-helix domain-containing protein, with protein sequence MTVTTYPLEEAAEHFGNSPEWLAVQLRSGRFSGYKVGRKWRMSDADIAEALEKCRREVRPETPAGEVEAGSRLTSATATTRRRFAS encoded by the coding sequence GTGACTGTCACGACCTATCCGCTTGAGGAGGCTGCCGAGCATTTCGGCAATTCGCCGGAGTGGCTGGCTGTACAGCTCCGTTCGGGTCGGTTCAGTGGCTACAAGGTGGGTCGGAAGTGGCGGATGTCCGACGCGGACATCGCCGAGGCGCTGGAGAAGTGCCGTCGCGAAGTGCGCCCAGAAACGCCAGCGGGCGAGGTGGAAGCTGGGTCACGGCTGACTAGCGCCACGGCGACCACTCGGCGCAGGTTCGCATCATAG